The segment TTGTGTGGGCACATAACAGCCATGTTGGCGACGCCCGGGCGACCAGCATGGGCGCTTCTCGGCGTGAAATCAACATTGGCCAACTTTGCAAGGAGACGTACGGCCAATCCTGCCTGAGTATAGGTTGTGGCACGTACACTGGAAGCGTTGCAGCAGCGAGTACCTGGGGCGGCGATATGCGGGTTGTCAAGGTACAGCCAGCATTGCCCGGCAGCTATGAGGAGCTGATGCATGCCACGGGCATTGACAGCTTTGCTCTGGACCTCAGACGTGGAAAATGCGACGGGGCCCTGCGGAGGGAATTGATGAAGCCGCGGCTGGAGCGGTTTATTGGCGTCATATACAAGCCGAGGACGGAAAGGCAATCTCACTATTCTTCGGCTATTCTTCCGGAACAGTTTGATGGCTTCTTGTGGTTCGATAGCTCGTCCCCTGTGAGGGGTATTGAAACTCAGCAGCCGGAGGAGCCTCTGGAATACGATGAGACCTGGCCGTTTGGCTTGTAACGGGTGAAGCGTGGGGTTGAGCCTTTTGCCAACGACTTTGGAGATTGAAATTTATTGTGAGGGAAGCTAGAATGGAACGGATACTAAGGACTGGTTCTTATTGCAGTTCAAATTGCATGGTTAAATGGAAGCAAGTCTAACTAGAATGTAGCCTATTGAGTGTCTCTGCATTGGCTTCGAGTCCTCTATAGTTAGCTGTTGCTTGTTAGTTTAACTTGAGCTTTAAAACTATAGTACAAGTACGAGAGATTCTCTACACGTACTTTTCCGTTAACGGTGGTATAAAATTGCAGGGCTTAGTAATACATGAAATGTGTGAAGCATTTTAAATACATTTCTGATAGTCAAGAGATCGCATCAACCTAATATGATTAGACAGtagccaccaccatctctaCCTTTCCATGAATGTTTACAACAAGTAGTGTCAGGCTTAACCTCGGTCTGCTACGAGTTTTGGTTGTGTTTGGTAACTTTTAGAAAACACAACACTGCCTGGTTATCCAATTCTTTAAATTGATTTTGGCAGTGAACGGCACGACAATTTCAAATTATATATTCAACAAGAGACGGTTAGATAAACGCACATCGTCCTATGTAATGCGTCTATCCGAGTCTAATTCTACGTACTCCAAGCGACTtggccatcatcgacaaagGCGTACCGCGCAACGTTACCAATACTTCCGTTCTTGCACTCCTCGCTAGTTTCAGGGTACTTGGTCTTGAAAACTCCTACGGTCATCTAGCTATTTATACGCTGAATAGAGCCGTGTGGCCTGCAGTTGCTACTTGTGCGGCACCTGAATCACTAATTCCCTTGGAATACGTAGCCAGCTGACGAGAACGAAGATGCTAATATGGCCTCACTTGGCTTTATGGCTCTATTGTTGCCATTTTGCCCCCGGCTATTTATCAGGGCATGGAGTAGGCCGGCATTCCGATCCTCTCATAGGGCACCAACGGATGTGTGGTTCTACCAAGAGTGAACAGCCTGTTGGCCTGGCATAATACCTACATCCTATGACCTTTCTTTTAGACTAGGTAGTACGTTAGATGGTTCCCATCGGTTCAAGGGGATTGATGTAGTTTGAGACAGTCAAAGATACCAGTCCCTGGATACTGAACTACTGCGAGCTCATTAGTTCACTACGTTTGGTGATGTGGTTCCCACATACAGATCACCTCGATACCGGCATCAGGGTGTAACCGAGTGAACTCATTGTGACCGTGTTCCGTTTTAAGATCTGAGAATATTGGTACAAATGTCGGAACGCAGCATTGAAGGCTTGTTCTTAAGGTTGTGTCAGGCAGCATGACTGATGCCAGCAGCTACTACAGTTGAGTTTGACTGAGCAGGTAGTATCAGTCAACATTACCCATCTTGGACcagcacggagtagtcaTCCTAGCAAGTAATTTCACTTTGCTATACACGCCGCCGAAAATGGCCGTGGAGACATTACAATAACGCAAAGAGCCCAACCGCAGTCTGTTATCGCTCTTCTTCCACCCACAACGACAGTATTCGATCTGATCCATTCAGCCAGTCCGCCTTCACACGTCTCTCCTCACGTCCAACTGTAGGTGTAGTATCTAGGGTAGTCCTAGGCGTATTGCCCGGGTGAGCGTGAGGCTGCCCACACTTTGTGCCGTCACAGGACCACGTCAAGACCAAAAGGGATATCGGGGATATTTGGTCAAGAGTAGAGATGAAAAGGGCCCGACAGCTCCGTGTGCTCGATATGGGCTGATACCGTCAAATAGAGCAGCGGTTAAAGGACGCAAAAGCCCTCCAAACTGCAACATTGTCAACAGTGCCGGGTCCCCAGATTGGACAGCCAGGCCGTGACGTCCACGAGCAGTCCCTCGTGCATAATCATCATATGACCGCGACGCCGGACCCAGGAGGACATGAACAGTATAAGTGTCTAAAAATGGCCCGAGGCTGCTGGACCTGCACTACACAGTCGATATAGCAAGAAAACACGGCGCCAGTTCCCCAAATGGATGATGCGTATGGCCGAGCCTCTTGCCGCTCTGGGCAATCTGATGCTcagacgatgatggcatGATGCCACGCGCGGCAAGACAAATTCGACCAGACCAAACTCGTGTTTTACGTCGCGCGCCTTGCGCTAGGCCCAGCTTGCTCAAGCGACTTGCTGGGCGAAACTCAATGCCGCCTCATGACCCGTGCCTgaagacttcaatgttcacgACTTCCGCCGGACGACAGAGTGACCGCATGATACCGGACCTAAGGATAAGCTAAACCGGCAAGATTACGCAGCTAAGCACGAATTTAGTCTTGATTTTGAGCCAAGTCCCCCATTCGTAATGAGATGCTGCGCCCGACGCCGTTTTTGCCCCATGCGCCCCAAACCCCTTTCCACGACTCGGCGCAGATATCACCACTCGCTCGATCCTAGCTCCGCCAATACCACCGAGCCTACAGACTCATCCTCGCAAGGTGACGCAAACGACCGAGTTAGCCCTCCAACAACATTTGCTAGCAAGCTCCAGATCCCCCAAGAAGGCCATTATATAAAGCCCCCAGGACGCCCCAGCCAACAAAAAGTCAACTCCAACAACATCATCCCCAAATCCCACCTCCCTTCCCACCACGCACACAAAAAGcacccaccaccaccaaaagCAACCATGAAgttcgccgccctcgccctcctcgccctctcgGGCACCCACGCGGCCATCCTCCCCCGCGCAGGCGACCACGACCTCCCCAAGTGCCTCAACGACGTCACCggctccatcaccaagctCGACGCCGAGACCAAGGCCTTCGAAGGCACCATCCAGCCCGTCGTCAACGCCACCGACGCCGTCACCGCCAACATCCAGACCTGCCAGGCCATCGTCGACAACTCGGACCCCATcggcctcgccggcgccCTGGTGCTCCTCAAGCCCGTCCAGGAGATGGACAAGTCGGCCAAGAGactcctcgacgccgtcaaggaaaaggtcgacgccgtcaagaaggccaagaagtGCGGCCTGGCGCGCGAGAAGATCGGCGCCCTGTGCACCGCCGGCCGCGCCCTCACCCAGTCCATCTGCAACAAGATCAGCCACAGCATGGCCAGGAACATCGCCAAGCGACACGCCGCCAAGATTGAGAATCTGCTCACCCAGTCGCAGGAATTGTTTGAGCAGGGCAAGTGCGACGACGCGGAGTAGGGGATTGTACGGCGTTGACGGAAGAGTCAAGTCGGGGCAAGGTCGGTTGTGCAACGAGACGGCATGGGGAGCCTCGGTGTGGAAAGGAAAGCAAGTACTCTAGAGAAGAGTAGCATTAGGAACACTGAATTCATCAAAGCTTTCATATACTTTTGCCCACCTTGTGCTGATTAGTCCTGTCCAGTGTATATATTTGTCACCCGTGAAATGATTCAGATGGCAAGACGCTCACTCGCTCGATAGTCATTGCCGGAATGTAATTTAGAACGCCGTGGCAAACTGCTCACAGTGACGGCCTCGAGTCTCGGAATCCACTAGTACAGCTTGCTTATATGACATTGTAACACCAAGACGTGTTTGCCCGTTGTGTCGTATTACACGTGAGCTTTTGAATCTGTGTGGGACTCCATGTTTTATTTGTGCCATTCAATGAGTCGGCAAGCTGTTGGAAATAGTAGAGCAATTTGATCGTGTTTAATTGAATTGATTCATCATGTTGATCATCAGGGTCCCCTTTTATACTTACATGTGTATTCAGAGCCCCTAAAAACCACCAGAGTGCTAGGGCTCCTTATGACCCAAGCCCTTGAAAAAGCAACCATCGAGACCAGCAGGCTCAAAAGAGTCCTGTTTGTTCCAACACAAGCGATAGGCCCATGCAGTGTCCACTATGCGATAACTACTGCGCATCAAATACCAACTGGACCGGTCTGCTTGTccgggaaaaaaaaaggctgcCTTGTAGCAATACTGAACTACGGGATGCAACGAGACTGTTTGTGAGCGGAAATAAGGGCATGATACGCTTGAAAAGGGGCTGTttccaaaacaaaaacaacTATAATCCTAGCCGCCGAATCGTGACTCTATTTGTGCTGCGTCTATTTCTTCAGCGCAAGCAACGAGAACGTGCCGCCCACCACAGGTCTCGCCGTGAATTGAAGACCCCCAGGATAGCCACCAGTATTCACGTCGTACAGGTCTGTAAAGGCACGCCAGGTGGGCGTCTCGTTGATCCATCTGGCAATCTTGGAGATGAACATGTTCTGCGTTTCGGGCTTGGCTACAGCGGCCGCGAACAGCTCCCAATCCACCTTGGTCCAGACGTTGCGCGTGTCGAGAATAACGCCATATTCCTTTTGCGTCTTGAGGTAAAAGTCGCTTTGCATGTCGTAGATTTCCTGGGGAATAAAGTCGAGACCTAAAAGCTTGTCTGGGTAGATATTGTAGAGGAGACCTGGCACCCCATGTGTTAGCTCTCCCTAGTGACTATTGATGAGCGTGCAGTGCGCGTACCGTAAGAGTCTTTGTTGTCATACTGCAGCATGCTATGCCCGGCCTCGGCATTGACGCCATGCTCAGTCCAGAATTCAAGGTATTCCTTGGCCAGAGTAGAGTATTTGCTACTCTCGTCTTCGAACCCGGCCCGGGTGGCGACTTCGGACATGGCTTGGAGGGCAATGATGCCTTTGATGGCCAGATTGGTCTGGTTACTATGGTCACATGGTTAACTTGGGACTCGTCTTCACGTGGCTTTGGGCGAGACTTACGCAAGGTGGCCAGCAAAGTCATCGGTAGAGAGCTGGCTCGCAGGGATCTTGGCGTCGTCTATCATGTACTGAGCCCATTTGACGAGCAAATCCCAATTGGCCGAAAGATATTCGTCGTCATGCTTCATCTGAGAATAGGCAAGCATCATGATAATCATGTTGCCGCACTCCTCCAGGGGCATGTGTTCATCGTTCCCATCAGCGTAGCCAAGGGCCCTGGGAAAACGCCCCAAGTCGTGCTGTGCAAAGTCATTCGGATAGTGGTATCGGTCATTGAGCAAAAGAGGCTCGAGAAGATACTTGAGCAGGTTCGGGTTCAAGTACAAGAGGATGGGGAACGCAGGGAAGATGACGTCAACAGTTTGAATGTCACTATTTGACGAAATTTCTTTGAGGAAAATTAAAGGATTGTCTGGGGTGCCTGTGTATGCGAGGGCACCAAAGGTTTGTCGAAGAGATAGAGTGGTGATTGTTGCATAGtcctggccagcagcagcaacagagtCTCTCTGGATGCGAAGATCCAATCGATTGGCAGCATGCGTGGCATTGTCGTAGTCGTGGTAGAAAAATGGGACTAGGTCATTCTCCTGAAAATATGAAGCCCATAGAGATGGCACGCTCTGCGGGTCTGCAGCCTCCCCAACCCACTGAATACTGTCCCGTTGGGCCACCCCGATGGTAAAGACAGTCTCGGCCCATCCGCCCTTGACAGTGCCTAGATCACGGGAAAGGGCAAAGACGGGCCTTTGGTCCCCGGTCAGCAGTGTTTCCAGTGATGTCAAGATGCAATAGAGTTTTGACTCACCACCTGTCATTGACGGCGCGGAACAGGTTGTCAACCCGGTTGTCCAGCGACCCCTCTTGGAGGAATTGCCCGCGTACATCCACGTCAGAACCAATCTTGTAGCTTACACCACTCTGGTCACCAGTGGACCAGTACCAAGTGCCCCAAGCTGCATTTTCTCCATCCTCCTGGAAGACGGTCTCTTTCTGTTTCCAGAACCTGTGGCTACGCACGCCATAATTGGATGAAGTATCCCATTCAACCACTGCTCCAGTGTCGCCCGATGCCCATTCTGAGAACACGTACGTCAGCAGAAAGCTCACAGCCACGGGTGTCAAGGGTGCCAAGGGGCTCTGACTGACCTCCCGACACGTCGGAATAGACTTGCACTCTGTGCGACTTGCCGTCGCGAGATTTAACAGCAACGTTGATGTATGAAAAGGGGACAGATTGGCGCCTCAAGTCGTCTGGGTAGACGGGCGATAGAAATTCCACTCGCATGTCAACCTTGTCAGCAACCGACATGTTGAAGATGCTACGAGTTGACGTATACTCTAAGCTCAACTGGTCGACATTCGGAGCTCCAGGAGCGCCACCCATCCAGTTATATACTTCACCGTCGACCTTGACGAagccttgccatccttgaATCCCGGTTCTGTACGCGGCAGAGAATGGGAAAATTAGCTACTGCGTCTCTCCCGTGATCTTGATGCTAAAACTTGTGCAATTTGAGATCACCgttgggggaaaggggggcaGAACTTACGCCCAGAATTTGGGCCATTGCCCCGGGAGGATAGCGTGAGGGCCGTTTTCTTGCCCGTTGAGCCAGACATTCAGATATGGATTACGCACGGCCAGAGGAACAGCCGGAGGTCTGGCAGGAGTAAAAGAAGAATCGGCTCCTACCTGTCCACCAATGACAGCAAGAACAGCCGCCGAGGCGAATTTGACGAACTTCATGACGCCAGGAATCCGCGTCAAGCTTTGTTGAAGGCCGGGGGAGTAGATTGTTGACAACCAGGGTGTCTCAACCACCACCTCGTAGAGGTCCTCCCCCGTGGTATTTATACTGGGCAgaaacatgtctggtgggacTTTCTAATTGGGAAAGAGTGAATACGACAGTAAATGCAGATGAGACAGGTCATAGACAAAGGCAGGGGGTGTGTATGTGCAGGTGTGTGCGCTTCCGCGTGCGTGCAAAATGCGGAATGCAATAGGTAAATGCGCGTGGTGGCGGCCGGCCGCGTCCACGAAATTCAAGACGCAGTGCAATCGAACACAGCCCTCACCGATAGCAGAAACGGCATTCAGAAAGGCAGAAGGTCTAGTCGAACGATGGGGGATGCAAGGTCTAGGCCGCACAGCAAACACATCCATCCAATGGCTCAATCGGCAGCAAAGTTGAACTTGGCAGAGTCCGAAGGACGAGGTTTGAAGGCTAGGTCCGTTCTACTGGGTTAGCACCCGACCGGAAAACACAAAGGCAAGACCAACAGAAAACAAGCTAATCAAACAAGCGGGCAAGGCGAGAGACACACAGCGTAGTCGGGGACGGCGATTTGGGCGGCAAGGCGAGCTGCGCAGTCGCACTCGGTATGCGCAAATGGGCCGGCTAGTCGAGGCTTATTTTGGTGCACGCGTCGCGGTCCGCTCGATTGTATTCTGACTCTGGCAAGCAAGACACAAGGAAGGCTGAGTATGCATATGGACTTGATGGATTGCGGAAGGGGAAGGGAGCAGAAGGAGAGGGTGACACAAGTCACTGCAAT is part of the Metarhizium brunneum chromosome 4, complete sequence genome and harbors:
- the gtaA gene encoding Glutaminase A; the encoded protein is MFLPSINTTGEDLYEVVVETPWLSTIYSPGLQQSLTRIPGVMKFVKFASAAVLAVIGGQVGADSSFTPARPPAVPLAVRNPYLNVWLNGQENGPHAILPGQWPKFWATGIQGWQGFVKVDGEVYNWMGGAPGAPNVDQLSLEYTSTRSIFNMSVADKVDMRVEFLSPVYPDDLRRQSVPFSYINVAVKSRDGKSHRVQVYSDVSGEWASGDTGAVVEWDTSSNYGVRSHRFWKQKETVFQEDGENAAWGTWYWSTGDQSGVSYKIGSDVDVRGQFLQEGSLDNRVDNLFRAVNDRWPVFALSRDLGTVKGGWAETVFTIGVAQRDSIQWVGEAADPQSVPSLWASYFQENDLVPFFYHDYDNATHAANRLDLRIQRDSVAAAGQDYATITTLSLRQTFGALAYTGTPDNPLIFLKEISSNSDIQTVDVIFPAFPILLYLNPNLLKYLLEPLLLNDRYHYPNDFAQHDLGRFPRALGYADGNDEHMPLEECGNMIIMMLAYSQMKHDDEYLSANWDLLVKWAQYMIDDAKIPASQLSTDDFAGHLANQTNLAIKGIIALQAMSEVATRAGFEDESSKYSTLAKEYLEFWTEHGVNAEAGHSMLQYDNKDSYGLLYNIYPDKLLGLDFIPQEIYDMQSDFYLKTQKEYGVILDTRNVWTKVDWELFAAAVAKPETQNMFISKIARWINETPTWRAFTDLYDVNTGGYPGGLQFTARPVVGGTFSLLALKK